In the genome of Streptomyces sp. NBC_00190, one region contains:
- a CDS encoding serine/threonine-protein kinase, producing the protein MPRAAFQFPALQSDDPDSLGGFHLVARLGEGGMGQVFLALSPGGQPTAVKVIRHEFAGDGEFGQRFAREVGAAQKVRGAHLAPLLDADPQAERPWLATTYVAGPSLRDLVADHGPLPTEQVMLLAWGIAHALVDIHAANVVHRDLKPGNIMLDESGPKVIDFGIVKSLTQSVTYRSHSTRIGTPLYMSPEQASGRPVGAASDVFALGSTLYFLAAGREAFAAENEWAVAHRVVADDPDVSLFTPPLRQLIGACLHKDPDQRPAPLRVLEWCEEELGNALGPGAWMGITGARAAIQARTSALRALTVTDSEAADTALRDQPDSPHMTGGNEGGGTPETGPVAASAPAALPGTQKLPQQVPNPIGTPSVGEVIGTHVAEILLAAGALLWASFKPIFSETWKKEPSGTQMAHVLERFNWQHPWEAIPSGIPGVTTSWQAIPMGIIGTAAGLALAVLFLLRLADDQDLKKCGLVAGVICAGWITIVTLLGLWVLAMTLGLEPSDDANPGYTIRSVLLPGGWLLLLANGLIADALRRTQGYLARRAADSA; encoded by the coding sequence GTGCCGAGGGCAGCGTTTCAGTTTCCTGCATTGCAGTCGGATGATCCGGACAGTCTCGGGGGCTTTCATCTGGTGGCGCGGCTGGGCGAGGGCGGTATGGGGCAGGTGTTTCTCGCTCTTTCCCCCGGCGGGCAGCCAACGGCCGTGAAGGTGATCCGTCACGAGTTCGCCGGGGACGGGGAGTTCGGACAACGATTCGCGCGCGAGGTGGGCGCCGCACAGAAGGTGCGCGGTGCCCACCTCGCGCCGTTGCTGGACGCCGACCCCCAGGCCGAGCGGCCATGGCTGGCCACGACGTACGTGGCCGGGCCCTCCCTGCGGGATCTGGTGGCCGACCATGGGCCGCTGCCGACCGAGCAGGTGATGCTGCTGGCCTGGGGCATCGCCCACGCCCTCGTCGACATCCACGCCGCGAACGTGGTGCACCGGGACCTCAAGCCCGGGAACATCATGCTGGACGAGAGCGGTCCGAAGGTCATCGACTTCGGCATCGTCAAATCTCTGACCCAGTCCGTGACCTACAGGAGCCATTCCACCCGGATCGGCACTCCGCTGTACATGTCGCCCGAGCAGGCCTCGGGCCGCCCCGTCGGTGCGGCCTCCGATGTCTTCGCTCTCGGTTCTACCTTGTACTTCCTCGCCGCCGGCCGTGAGGCGTTCGCCGCGGAGAACGAGTGGGCCGTTGCCCACCGCGTCGTCGCGGACGACCCGGACGTGTCCCTCTTCACTCCCCCTTTGCGTCAACTGATTGGCGCCTGCCTGCACAAGGACCCCGACCAGCGCCCGGCACCGTTACGTGTGCTGGAGTGGTGCGAGGAGGAGCTGGGTAACGCGCTCGGTCCGGGCGCCTGGATGGGGATCACTGGTGCCCGCGCAGCTATCCAGGCGCGCACCAGCGCTTTGCGCGCCCTTACTGTCACCGACTCGGAAGCGGCAGACACCGCCCTTCGTGATCAGCCCGATTCCCCGCATATGACGGGTGGCAATGAAGGCGGCGGGACGCCGGAGACCGGGCCTGTCGCCGCATCGGCTCCGGCCGCGTTGCCGGGCACTCAGAAACTGCCGCAGCAGGTGCCGAACCCGATCGGGACTCCATCGGTGGGCGAAGTGATCGGCACCCATGTGGCAGAGATCCTCCTGGCAGCGGGAGCGCTCCTCTGGGCGAGCTTCAAGCCGATCTTTTCGGAGACCTGGAAGAAGGAGCCCTCCGGCACTCAAATGGCACACGTACTCGAACGCTTCAACTGGCAGCACCCTTGGGAAGCAATTCCCAGCGGCATCCCCGGAGTGACAACGAGCTGGCAGGCGATACCCATGGGGATCATCGGTACAGCGGCTGGACTAGCCTTGGCAGTCCTGTTCCTGCTGAGGCTGGCCGACGACCAAGACCTAAAGAAGTGCGGCCTGGTGGCAGGCGTGATCTGTGCCGGCTGGATCACCATCGTCACGCTCCTTGGTCTGTGGGTGCTCGCGATGACACTCGGCCTGGAGCCCTCGGATGACGCCAACCCCGGATACACGATTCGCAGCGTGCTCCTGCCTGGAGGATGGCTGCTACTTCTCGCAAACGGCCTGATAGCCGACGCGCTCCGACGCACGCAGGGATACCTCGCGAGGCGGGCGGCAGACAGTGCCTGA
- a CDS encoding AraC family transcriptional regulator encodes MLEQLNQALDHLETCLDREIDMAEVARFSAMSEYHFRRLFSALAGMPLPVYVRRRRMTLAGAEVLAGELTLLDVAVRYGYGSGEAFARAFRSVHGIGPGEARRTGAVLTAQPRMSFRVVVEGSTTMRYRIVEKEPFRVVGRKARVPLVHEGLNTAAAAHLESLDEQAIVRMKELADGEPEGILSVVVHLTDSREEGAEVDYWIGAVTGPEAAAEELEALDVPAGTWAVFDNHGPYPSALQELWRDVFTQWFPSNPYATRPGPELLRTQPVEIGAETDSQLWIPVERGSSGSAGA; translated from the coding sequence GTGCTGGAGCAGCTGAATCAGGCGCTGGACCACCTGGAGACCTGCCTCGACCGGGAGATCGACATGGCCGAGGTGGCCCGGTTCTCCGCGATGTCGGAGTACCACTTCCGACGGCTGTTCTCCGCGCTCGCCGGGATGCCGCTCCCGGTCTACGTGCGGCGCCGGCGGATGACGCTCGCCGGGGCCGAGGTGCTGGCCGGGGAGCTGACACTGCTCGATGTCGCGGTGCGGTACGGGTACGGCTCGGGCGAGGCGTTCGCCCGGGCGTTCCGGTCGGTGCACGGTATCGGTCCGGGCGAGGCCCGGCGCACGGGCGCGGTGCTCACGGCACAGCCGCGCATGTCCTTCCGTGTCGTCGTCGAAGGCAGTACGACCATGCGGTACCGGATCGTGGAGAAGGAGCCGTTTCGCGTCGTCGGCAGGAAGGCCCGGGTCCCGCTCGTGCACGAGGGGCTCAACACGGCCGCCGCGGCGCACCTGGAGAGCCTGGACGAGCAGGCGATCGTACGGATGAAGGAACTGGCCGACGGGGAGCCCGAGGGGATCCTGTCGGTGGTGGTGCACCTGACCGACAGCCGGGAGGAGGGCGCCGAGGTTGACTACTGGATCGGCGCGGTGACCGGTCCCGAGGCGGCCGCCGAGGAGCTCGAGGCCCTCGACGTGCCAGCCGGGACCTGGGCGGTCTTCGACAACCACGGGCCCTATCCGAGCGCCCTCCAGGAGCTGTGGCGGGACGTGTTCACGCAGTGGTTCCCCTCGAACCCGTACGCGACCCGGCCGGGTCCGGAGCTCTTGCGGACGCAGCCTGTGGAGATCGGCGCGGAGACCGACTCCCAGCTGTGGATCCCGGTCGAGCGGGGCAGCAGCGGGAGCGCCGGGGCGTGA
- a CDS encoding serine hydrolase domain-containing protein, translating to MTDIKGYCDPRFVAVREALAALLVKEDVGASAAVYIDGEPVVDIWGGYADAGRSVSWERDTLTGVNSTTKNMTALCALVLADRGELDLSAPVAAYWPEFAAAGKENVLVRHVLSHTAGLPDLSGPTAVEELYDWESVTTSLAAQAPEWEPGTAAGYHALTFGFLVGEIVRRITGRSLGEFFAEEVAKPLGADFHIGLSAEHDRRVAALVAPPSLTDEFTATAPPGPDGSRRENTGAAIRVKDVNSVAWRRAQIPAVNGFGNARSVGLVQSVLANQGSAGGVRLLSPQGCEPAWQEVFHGDDRVLRTPMSWTAGFGKFGNTFGWGGWGGSLVASDPGSRMTVAYVMNQMIDRDQQEDNRGMEIMMAAYSGLH from the coding sequence ATGACTGACATTAAGGGATATTGCGACCCGCGGTTTGTTGCGGTCCGAGAGGCACTTGCAGCTTTGCTCGTCAAGGAGGACGTGGGCGCCTCGGCGGCCGTCTACATCGACGGCGAGCCGGTGGTCGACATCTGGGGCGGGTACGCCGATGCGGGCCGATCCGTCAGCTGGGAACGCGACACCCTCACCGGTGTGAACTCGACGACCAAGAACATGACCGCCCTGTGCGCGCTGGTTCTGGCCGACCGGGGCGAGCTTGATCTGTCCGCGCCCGTCGCCGCCTATTGGCCTGAGTTCGCCGCGGCCGGCAAGGAGAACGTGCTGGTACGGCACGTACTGTCGCACACGGCGGGACTGCCGGACCTGTCCGGGCCGACGGCGGTCGAGGAGCTCTACGACTGGGAGAGCGTGACGACCTCGCTGGCCGCGCAGGCGCCCGAGTGGGAACCGGGGACCGCCGCCGGCTATCACGCGCTCACCTTCGGGTTCCTGGTCGGTGAGATCGTCCGCCGCATCACCGGCCGCAGCCTCGGGGAGTTCTTCGCTGAGGAAGTGGCCAAGCCGCTGGGCGCCGACTTCCACATCGGGCTCTCCGCCGAGCATGACCGCCGAGTCGCAGCCCTCGTCGCGCCGCCGTCACTGACCGACGAGTTCACCGCCACTGCACCGCCCGGGCCGGATGGCTCACGCCGGGAGAACACCGGTGCCGCGATCCGGGTCAAGGACGTGAACTCCGTGGCCTGGCGTCGTGCACAGATCCCTGCGGTGAACGGCTTCGGCAACGCTCGCTCCGTCGGCCTCGTCCAGTCGGTACTGGCGAACCAGGGGTCGGCCGGCGGCGTGCGACTGCTGTCTCCCCAGGGTTGCGAGCCCGCATGGCAGGAGGTGTTCCACGGTGACGACCGCGTCCTGCGGACGCCCATGTCCTGGACGGCGGGCTTCGGCAAGTTCGGCAACACCTTCGGCTGGGGCGGCTGGGGCGGCTCGCTGGTGGCGAGCGATCCCGGCTCACGCATGACGGTGGCCTACGTCATGAACCAGATGATCGACCGGGACCAGCAGGAGGACAACCGAGGCATGGAGATCATGATGGCCGCGTACAGCGGACTGCACTGA
- a CDS encoding FKBP-type peptidyl-prolyl cis-trans isomerase, whose amino-acid sequence MSDLTKPEVDVPEGDAPTELTIRDLVVGDGTEVRPGMVVRVHYVGVTFESRKEFDASWDRGQPYKFALGSGKVIKGWDRGVRGMKVGGRREIIVPPRLGYGKQSPSPLIPPGSTLVFVVDLLDSYSSTAGWSNA is encoded by the coding sequence ATGAGTGACCTGACGAAGCCCGAGGTCGACGTTCCGGAGGGTGACGCTCCTACCGAGCTGACCATCCGGGACCTGGTCGTCGGGGACGGGACCGAGGTGAGGCCGGGCATGGTGGTCAGGGTCCACTATGTCGGGGTGACCTTCGAGTCCAGGAAGGAGTTCGACGCCTCCTGGGACCGGGGCCAGCCGTACAAGTTCGCCCTGGGCAGCGGCAAGGTCATCAAGGGCTGGGACCGGGGGGTGAGGGGGATGAAGGTCGGCGGTCGGCGCGAGATCATCGTTCCTCCGCGGCTCGGCTACGGCAAGCAGTCGCCCTCGCCGTTGATCCCCCCGGGCTCGACCCTGGTCTTCGTGGTGGACCTGCTTGACTCGTATTCCAGCACAGCCGGGTGGAGCAACGCCTAG
- a CDS encoding DUF1326 domain-containing protein, whose product MTQAAETVPAWRLAGDWFDVCKCSIPCPCSFAQPPTTGDCEGILVWHIREGAYGDVRLDGLNVVMLSSFVGNVWAEHSDSYAALIFDERADDGQRQALQMIFSGQAGSWPAQLVTMGAFEVRGMDFAPIEVEIDEDLATWRASVPGRLEARAEALTGPTTPDGARVQSTNLPGCETGPGQLATWGRATTDRADAFGFTWNRTGQSSKTITFDWSGPN is encoded by the coding sequence ATGACACAGGCGGCAGAGACCGTGCCGGCCTGGCGTCTGGCGGGCGACTGGTTCGACGTGTGCAAGTGCAGCATTCCGTGCCCGTGCTCGTTCGCCCAGCCGCCGACCACCGGCGACTGCGAAGGCATCCTGGTGTGGCACATACGCGAAGGCGCCTACGGCGACGTCCGACTGGACGGCCTGAACGTCGTGATGCTCAGCTCCTTCGTCGGCAATGTCTGGGCGGAGCACTCGGACTCGTACGCGGCGCTCATCTTCGACGAGCGGGCCGACGACGGGCAGCGCCAAGCCCTGCAGATGATCTTCAGTGGCCAGGCCGGCAGCTGGCCCGCGCAGCTGGTGACCATGGGTGCCTTCGAGGTACGGGGCATGGACTTCGCGCCCATCGAGGTGGAGATCGACGAGGACCTGGCCACCTGGCGGGCCAGCGTCCCCGGGCGGCTCGAGGCCCGCGCCGAGGCCCTCACCGGCCCGACCACCCCGGACGGCGCCCGCGTGCAGTCGACCAACCTCCCCGGCTGCGAAACCGGCCCCGGCCAGCTCGCCACCTGGGGCCGCGCCACCACCGACCGGGCCGACGCCTTCGGCTTCACCTGGAACCGCACCGGCCAGTCCAGCAAGACCATCACCTTCGACTGGTCCGGCCCCAACTGA
- a CDS encoding DUF2182 domain-containing protein: MRTVQRPDTKDHPLRAGVLLPVRDLAVAWSLIVLIAALAWVFTVSQARGMGVEPGTMGMALPLFLLLWLAMMAAMMLPSVAPVAVTWAKGIARQSSGARRALRTTEFISGYLMAWTAFGLLAYGGLALTGNLVDRDPDVGKWIGAAAFALAGLYQLGPLKDVCLRHCRSPMAQLMRYASYRPRLRDLRVGLHHGAYCVGCCWALMVLLIPLGVMNVAAMAGVAVLIFLEKLWYRGPQLARLAGVAFLVLAVLALFHDWLLPGLQSSMTPM; encoded by the coding sequence ATGCGTACGGTTCAGCGGCCGGACACGAAGGACCATCCGTTGCGGGCGGGAGTGCTGCTGCCGGTCCGGGACCTCGCCGTGGCCTGGTCGCTGATCGTCTTGATCGCGGCCCTGGCCTGGGTATTCACCGTGAGCCAGGCCCGGGGCATGGGGGTCGAGCCCGGCACGATGGGGATGGCGCTGCCACTGTTCCTCCTGCTGTGGCTGGCGATGATGGCGGCGATGATGCTGCCCTCTGTCGCCCCCGTCGCGGTGACCTGGGCAAAGGGGATCGCCCGCCAGTCCAGCGGTGCCAGACGGGCGCTGCGCACCACCGAATTCATCTCCGGCTACCTGATGGCGTGGACGGCGTTCGGCCTCCTCGCGTACGGCGGGCTGGCGCTCACCGGCAACCTGGTCGATCGGGACCCGGACGTCGGCAAGTGGATCGGGGCGGCCGCCTTCGCACTGGCCGGGCTGTACCAGTTGGGTCCGCTCAAGGACGTCTGCCTCCGGCATTGCCGTAGTCCGATGGCTCAGCTGATGCGGTACGCCTCGTACCGGCCGCGGCTGCGCGACCTGAGGGTGGGGCTGCACCATGGTGCGTACTGCGTCGGCTGCTGCTGGGCGCTGATGGTCCTCCTGATCCCGCTCGGCGTCATGAACGTCGCGGCGATGGCGGGAGTGGCGGTGCTGATCTTCTTGGAGAAGCTCTGGTACCGGGGGCCGCAGCTGGCCCGGCTGGCCGGCGTCGCGTTCCTGGTACTGGCCGTGCTGGCGCTCTTCCACGACTGGCTGCTGCCGGGCCTGCAGAGTTCGATGACGCCGATGTGA
- a CDS encoding DUF6243 family protein, whose translation MTDSKNINNPVGQGGGQRKKLSRAERQNNGPHRNRDRQGAADQKAELVRKMREKARAAEAAGQASDDTAQS comes from the coding sequence GTGACCGACAGCAAGAACATCAATAACCCCGTGGGCCAGGGCGGCGGCCAGCGCAAGAAGCTGTCCCGCGCCGAACGGCAGAACAACGGTCCGCACCGCAACCGCGACCGCCAGGGTGCCGCCGACCAGAAGGCGGAGCTGGTGCGCAAGATGCGCGAGAAGGCACGCGCAGCTGAGGCCGCCGGGCAGGCGAGCGACGACACCGCACAGAGCTGA
- a CDS encoding cytochrome P450 family protein, with protein sequence MTAPRQDPLRDPRFFADPYPTYDRLREGCPVQRIPTGSGGHHAYLITGHPEAREAFTDPRLSKDTARFFADRPSNRDLHPAISRNMLSSDPPAHTRHRRVATPLFTTGRVRELRPYITRVVDDLTATWRPGTDIDLVADLAVPLPVTVVCELLGVPESDRVALAGWSHDLFDATDTDRVDAASHRIGDYLTHLVDTARATPGEGPLHSLLRDCDEGGLDRDETVSLAALLLVAGHETTTHFIGNAVLALLRHPEAFDRLRRDPALVPGALDELLRYDSPVSVATFRHSTEDLSVDGVDIPAGFPVLIAPGAANRDPAGFPDPNHLNLDRDAGGHLSFGHGIHRCPGAPLARAEAEIALRTLVTRFPNTRLAVPAESLTWHRTRLTRGLTTLPLTLA encoded by the coding sequence GTGACCGCACCGCGGCAGGACCCCTTGCGCGACCCGCGCTTCTTCGCCGACCCCTACCCCACCTACGACCGGCTGCGCGAAGGCTGCCCCGTCCAACGGATTCCCACCGGCTCCGGCGGCCACCACGCGTACCTGATCACCGGCCACCCCGAGGCCCGCGAGGCGTTCACCGACCCCCGCCTGTCCAAGGACACGGCCCGCTTCTTCGCCGACCGGCCCTCGAACCGCGACCTGCACCCGGCCATCTCCCGCAACATGCTGTCGAGCGACCCTCCGGCACACACCCGCCACCGACGAGTGGCGACCCCGCTGTTCACCACCGGCCGCGTCCGGGAACTGCGCCCCTACATCACCCGGGTCGTGGACGACCTCACGGCCACGTGGCGACCGGGCACAGACATCGACCTGGTGGCGGACCTGGCGGTGCCCCTGCCGGTCACCGTCGTCTGCGAGCTGCTGGGTGTGCCGGAATCCGACCGCGTCGCGCTCGCCGGCTGGTCCCACGACCTCTTCGACGCGACCGACACCGACCGCGTCGACGCCGCGTCACACCGGATCGGCGACTACCTGACCCACCTCGTCGACACGGCCCGCGCCACCCCCGGCGAAGGCCCGCTCCACTCCCTCCTGCGCGACTGCGACGAGGGCGGCCTCGACCGGGACGAGACCGTCTCCCTGGCCGCCCTCCTCCTGGTCGCCGGGCACGAGACCACCACCCACTTCATCGGCAACGCCGTCCTGGCCCTGCTCCGGCACCCGGAGGCGTTCGACCGCCTGCGCCGGGACCCGGCCCTGGTCCCCGGCGCCCTCGACGAACTGCTCCGCTACGACTCCCCGGTGAGCGTGGCCACCTTCCGTCACAGCACGGAGGACCTGAGCGTCGACGGGGTCGACATCCCGGCGGGCTTCCCGGTGCTCATCGCCCCCGGGGCGGCGAACCGCGACCCGGCGGGGTTCCCCGACCCGAACCACCTGAACCTCGACCGCGACGCAGGCGGCCACCTCTCCTTCGGCCACGGCATCCACCGCTGCCCGGGCGCACCCCTGGCCCGGGCCGAGGCGGAAATCGCCCTCCGCACCCTGGTGACCCGCTTCCCGAACACGCGCCTGGCCGTCCCCGCAGAATCCCTGACCTGGCACCGAACCCGCCTCACCCGCGGCCTGACCACCCTCCCCCTCACCCTCGCCTGA
- a CDS encoding MAB_1171c family putative transporter yields MINILFTGTAVVLLCFAAYWVRGRGGHRPTGTWAVAALLTSFALAFASYAPAVERAVESVVPHVARLLSNTFTLTAATSVLAFLFQLNLDRERAHRQIRLRVIALALSVAGMTAFFVAEQLTGRNPALYACYVLIYISYLGYTAKDFLLQTWAQSTRSTRRSQRWGLRTTSVGCGFALVYAAYKLFALVSIGLGLGLVPDHARCSTPLTPFRCTFSVTAPAVAVLLITVGLTLPALLWPLSQLRRRRWERNSFTALEPLWREVTSAVPEVVLDPGNTEADAHDLDFHLHRRVIEINDCVLAMRRYRQASVRNAAAAEVARRGTAGTPEGDAEVEAAVIAAAVAAKHAGATPEGDEAPPATGTASRKGDLPAETAWLLLVADAYARHPAPEHAGVAS; encoded by the coding sequence ATGATCAACATCCTCTTCACGGGCACGGCCGTCGTGCTGCTGTGCTTCGCCGCCTACTGGGTGCGCGGACGCGGCGGGCACCGCCCCACGGGCACCTGGGCGGTGGCGGCGCTGCTGACCTCGTTCGCCCTCGCCTTCGCCTCCTACGCTCCCGCCGTGGAGCGCGCGGTCGAATCGGTGGTCCCCCACGTCGCCCGACTCCTCAGCAACACCTTCACCCTGACGGCGGCGACCTCGGTCCTCGCCTTCCTCTTCCAGCTCAATCTGGACCGCGAACGGGCCCACCGGCAGATCCGACTGCGCGTCATCGCCCTCGCGCTCTCCGTCGCCGGCATGACCGCCTTCTTCGTCGCCGAACAACTCACCGGACGCAACCCGGCGTTGTACGCGTGCTACGTGCTCATCTACATCTCCTACCTGGGGTACACGGCCAAGGACTTCCTGCTGCAGACCTGGGCCCAGTCCACGCGCTCGACCCGCCGCAGTCAGCGCTGGGGCCTGCGCACGACCTCGGTGGGCTGTGGTTTCGCCCTCGTCTACGCCGCGTACAAGCTCTTCGCCCTGGTCTCCATCGGCCTCGGTCTGGGGCTCGTCCCCGACCACGCCCGGTGCTCGACGCCGCTGACGCCCTTCCGCTGCACGTTCAGCGTGACCGCGCCCGCCGTCGCCGTGCTCCTCATCACCGTCGGACTCACCCTCCCCGCCCTGCTGTGGCCGCTCAGCCAACTGCGCCGCCGTCGCTGGGAACGGAACTCGTTCACCGCGCTGGAACCCCTGTGGCGGGAGGTCACCTCGGCGGTCCCCGAAGTCGTGCTCGACCCGGGCAACACCGAAGCCGACGCCCACGACCTCGACTTCCACCTCCACCGCCGCGTCATCGAGATCAACGACTGCGTGCTGGCCATGCGCCGGTACCGTCAAGCGTCGGTACGGAACGCCGCGGCCGCCGAGGTCGCCCGCCGGGGCACGGCAGGCACTCCCGAGGGCGACGCCGAGGTGGAGGCGGCGGTCATCGCCGCGGCCGTCGCCGCGAAGCATGCCGGAGCCACCCCCGAGGGCGACGAGGCCCCACCCGCCACCGGCACCGCCTCCCGCAAGGGCGACCTCCCGGCGGAGACCGCGTGGCTGCTGCTCGTGGCGGACGCCTACGCGCGGCACCCGGCGCCCGAGCACGCGGGCGTGGCCTCGTGA
- a CDS encoding regulator component — MDLEQLRATCEARVEALRLPHRFSTRDLRDAVAEQRGRPIILRPLSTLGAMDAPCGIRLETPDADLLFYEEATSALHQNHILAHEISHIICDHPGSLELDQDALHAIGFNPTLVQRMSGRTSYTSEDEREAEVMASVIRQLMYRGREGPSSRPASGAESWDALFAEPHRKKRHRK; from the coding sequence ATGGACCTTGAGCAGCTTCGCGCCACGTGTGAGGCGCGCGTCGAGGCGCTTCGACTCCCGCATCGCTTCAGCACCCGCGACCTCCGCGACGCCGTGGCCGAACAACGCGGACGCCCCATCATCCTGCGCCCGCTGAGCACCCTGGGCGCCATGGACGCCCCGTGCGGCATCCGCCTGGAGACCCCGGACGCCGACCTGTTGTTCTACGAGGAGGCCACCTCCGCCCTCCACCAGAACCACATCCTCGCCCACGAGATCAGCCACATCATCTGCGACCACCCCGGCAGCCTGGAACTGGACCAGGACGCCCTGCACGCGATCGGGTTCAACCCCACCCTCGTCCAGCGCATGTCCGGCCGGACCAGCTACACCAGCGAGGACGAACGCGAGGCCGAGGTGATGGCCAGCGTGATCCGACAACTCATGTACCGGGGACGCGAAGGCCCGTCGAGCCGGCCCGCCAGCGGCGCCGAGAGCTGGGACGCACTGTTCGCCGAGCCGCACAGGAAGAAGCGCCACCGGAAATGA
- a CDS encoding helix-turn-helix domain-containing protein → MEDDQSPTFAQLLDHLFREVHPPSRGPYTYAEVAEGIRKAATGEGRGVTASAIQQLRTGTKRNPTRHTIKALADFFGVPAGYFVDSAAAERTRAEIDLLAAMRDQGVRKVALRANGLSVDSLKMLSTVIEQARKLEGLTTDDSAQDLDLDD, encoded by the coding sequence GTGGAGGATGACCAGTCGCCCACCTTCGCCCAACTCCTGGACCACCTCTTCCGCGAGGTGCACCCCCCTTCCCGGGGGCCCTACACCTACGCGGAGGTCGCCGAGGGAATCCGCAAGGCCGCGACCGGCGAGGGGCGCGGGGTGACGGCGAGTGCCATCCAGCAACTGCGCACCGGCACCAAGCGGAACCCGACGCGACACACCATCAAGGCCCTGGCCGACTTCTTCGGCGTACCGGCGGGCTACTTCGTCGACAGCGCGGCGGCCGAACGCACCAGGGCGGAGATCGACCTCCTCGCCGCCATGCGCGATCAGGGCGTCCGCAAGGTGGCCCTGCGCGCCAACGGCCTGAGCGTCGACAGCCTGAAGATGCTGTCCACCGTGATCGAACAGGCCCGGAAACTCGAAGGACTCACCACCGACGACTCCGCACAGGACCTCGACCTGGACGACTGA
- a CDS encoding substrate-binding domain-containing protein — MGRKVVLTEAGAALVPPAREALHALELARAGVGAVRELRAGRPEIAAMASPTIEPLSAMIQRFTERHPAVSLSLRVALTREDVVEMVRTGGCELGLLTTSSPLPNADVVPHHVGDHRLVLVTPPDGPFPAGRAVRREQLEGHRLIVGQRGTGIRAYVDDLKAQGIDVRIAVETEHRMAFLPLMLRGVGLAVVTESWADLSERAGALVLDLEPACVQHNVLVSRKAQLTPAARAFLEIARPTGT, encoded by the coding sequence GTGGGCAGGAAGGTGGTCCTCACCGAGGCCGGCGCCGCGCTGGTTCCGCCGGCACGCGAAGCCCTGCACGCCCTGGAGCTGGCCAGGGCCGGCGTCGGCGCCGTCCGCGAACTGCGCGCCGGGCGCCCGGAGATCGCCGCGATGGCCTCACCCACGATCGAGCCCCTCAGCGCCATGATCCAGCGCTTCACCGAGCGCCATCCGGCGGTGTCGCTCAGCCTGCGCGTAGCCCTCACCCGCGAGGACGTGGTCGAGATGGTGCGCACGGGAGGCTGCGAACTAGGACTTCTGACCACCTCGTCGCCGCTGCCGAACGCGGACGTCGTCCCGCACCATGTCGGAGATCACCGGCTCGTTCTGGTCACACCGCCGGACGGCCCGTTCCCGGCCGGCCGGGCAGTTCGACGCGAACAGCTCGAAGGGCACCGGCTAATCGTCGGGCAGCGGGGGACCGGGATCCGCGCTTACGTCGACGACCTGAAAGCCCAGGGCATCGACGTCCGCATCGCGGTGGAGACCGAACACCGCATGGCCTTCCTGCCCCTGATGCTCAGGGGTGTCGGACTGGCGGTGGTGACGGAATCCTGGGCCGACCTGTCCGAGCGGGCGGGAGCCCTCGTACTCGACCTGGAACCGGCCTGCGTCCAGCACAACGTCCTGGTGAGCCGCAAGGCGCAGCTGACGCCGGCTGCCCGTGCCTTCCTGGAGATCGCCCGTCCCACCGGCACATAG